The following proteins are co-located in the Acidimicrobiia bacterium genome:
- a CDS encoding polysaccharide deacetylase family protein, translated as MAFLDESAVILMYHRVSSVDRDPFWLNVRPERFREQLAMLKKTADVVPLRELTPGARRVAITFDDGYADNQEVAKPLLDDAALPATFFVSSCVVEQGPGFRFWWDRVEHLLLDHASDLDISPIRVAPGLRADLRSTAGRFRALAAASRRLRVLGPFRIEQELANLATRLGAQETACRCHRVMSESQLRDLDASPIADIGGHTRSHAQLASLDAPAQRAEVALGRAVLEETLDHPIESFAYPFGGHEAFDRRSVGAARRAGFVRACTTIPRSVTRFATRYRLPRFAVRDWSGADFSLQLERWFSGLGTGPLHS; from the coding sequence ATGGCGTTTCTCGACGAGAGCGCGGTGATCCTCATGTACCACCGTGTCAGCAGCGTCGATCGCGACCCGTTCTGGCTGAACGTCCGACCGGAGAGATTTCGGGAGCAGCTCGCGATGTTGAAGAAGACAGCTGACGTCGTTCCTCTCCGGGAACTCACACCGGGTGCGCGCCGCGTGGCCATCACCTTCGACGACGGCTACGCGGACAACCAGGAGGTGGCGAAGCCACTACTGGACGACGCGGCACTCCCCGCGACCTTCTTCGTGTCGTCGTGTGTCGTCGAGCAGGGGCCTGGCTTTCGCTTCTGGTGGGACCGTGTCGAGCACCTTCTTCTCGACCACGCATCCGACCTCGACATCTCGCCCATCCGGGTTGCCCCCGGCCTCCGTGCCGATTTGAGATCGACCGCGGGGCGTTTCCGGGCGTTGGCCGCCGCGAGTCGGCGCCTTCGTGTGCTCGGACCGTTCCGCATCGAGCAGGAGCTCGCGAACCTCGCAACTCGGCTGGGTGCCCAGGAAACCGCATGCCGCTGTCACCGTGTCATGTCCGAGTCACAGCTGCGAGACCTCGACGCCAGTCCTATTGCTGACATCGGGGGCCACACTCGCAGCCATGCCCAGCTGGCTTCACTCGACGCGCCGGCACAGCGTGCTGAGGTCGCACTCGGTCGAGCGGTTCTCGAGGAGACACTGGATCATCCCATCGAGTCGTTCGCCTATCCGTTCGGGGGTCACGAGGCTTTCGATCGCCGCAGCGTTGGAGCCGCGCGGCGAGCGGGATTCGTTCGAGCGTGCACCACGATTCCGCGTTCCGTAACACGGTTCGCGACCCGATACCGGCTCCCGCGCTTCGCTGTCCGCGACTGGAGCGGGGCCGACTTCTCGCTGCAGCTCGAGCGCTGGTTCTCGGGGCTGGGCACGGGACCCCTCCACTCATGA